The nucleotide sequence GATGCCAAACCCACTTGTCAATTACTACAAAAGCTAAAGGAGTAGAAATGAATCTTCGTATTGATGGGATCTCAAGGGATTCTGCCTAGTCGGGAGATTCTAGGCATGCTCCCTGCTCTGAACAAAAGTAATAAGTGAAAATTCCATTTGTTATTGTGCAAAAGATGTTCGCTCGCAATGTTGTTTATAGTCATTACGGCTCGCAGACCAATTATAAATGAGAATTAGTCCCACGTGCAAATAGGTTTACTCGGCAATATAGGAGTTGTAGTAATATATGTAAATAAACGAAAACTATGGTGATTACATACACCAATAAAGGAAATAAGCAACGTAGGATTATGGTAAGAGACTAGCGTCTATAGTTGGTATAGTGTTACGTAGGCATAAACCTCTTAACATTACCAGTGAACCTTTAATGACAGGCCCATGAGAAAAATCTTCTGAAGAGCATCACACTTAACAAGAAGAATTAAGTATTACTTACTGAAATGACAATGGCTAATGAATAATTGTTGCCCGGTAAAATAGCGAATTATACTTTTGAACATGAAATGGTAAGGAAAATCATCTCTATGGCTCTTGGGATGCAGgattaaacaaaaaagtaatagccaattaaattcagaaaatttgtaaaatattttaagtaatattttttgtatttttaagaccgtatgttaaatatttatttggtcTGTTAATAGCTGTAAAAATCGTGTAAAAATCAATCAACCATCTTAGTACAGCTAAGTTCTACCATAAATACGAAAATATAGCAGAAATTATACATAAACTGATTCAATTCCATTACTTTATTAACTTTTTGTCGTGATCAACGTTTTATTGTTAGCTAAGCTTAGGGTCCACATTAATTGCTTTGCCGATTTTCGtcaatgtttttaaatattcgtttttttttgtgtacataagcaaaaaagtaaatattttggGTTTCCTAAATTACAATCCAGTCTTTATTGTTTAAATCAGATAAAATAACTATTTTCCTAGTAAAGAAACAACATATGTTAAGAATATCGAAGATTTATTTACGGTACTTAAACAATCAAATTTTTCAGTTCAATTAAGAAGAAAAATTAAGACAAATCTTAATTCCACTTGTAGGGCAAAACGATTTATTTTCAAGATGTTGCAGTAAACAGTAACAAGAATCATGCCGCAGACTCCGCAGGATTGGGCAAAAGCTTTAGCTCAACCACTTCATCGCAAAAGAATTCAGTGCTAGTAAGACGCTGaaagaaaattaaaacttGCGTAGGACCAAGCGACCACAAAGGGAATGCAGACACTTCAACACTTAGATGTAAACTTGTATTAACGGAATTGTGGCTGGGTTTGTAGAGACAGAAGAACAAATGCAGTTATCTTGGGATGGAGCTCGTCGTCGTCGAAGCACCATTGAAATGCAGGGCAAACGCAGCTAGGGAGTTGAAGTGTGGACTCCAGGGCCATGGCCAGTTCGGGGTCGTCCAGTCGTGGTCTCGGCGCCTACTGATAACGCGCCAGCTTGGGCAGAGGCGCAAATGAGGTAGGTATAACCGGAGAGCTGATGGCTTGGGACCTGAAAGGACGAGTTTGAGGCGTACTTAGTTACGAAATCCTTCAGATCGAGCCAACACTCACCGCCAGAAAAGAGAGCTTCCGCGCTTGAGCTCACCGCGAACCTGCAAATCGTTCCAACAGTCCACCCAGTTCTTGTAGGCCGGCATAATAGGCGGTTGGCCGGCCATCAGGCGCGAACCACTTACCGCCGAGCAGGTGGAGACCACCTGCAGCGGATACAGCAGGCTGGAAACAGCGAACTGTGTGAAACCAGCGTTGTACTGCCTGCCTAACTTGTCCTTAATGACGTATTTGTTCAGGATGTAGATGGTGGAGCTGCTCAGCACGAGGCAGGCCACATCGCACAGCAGCTTTGGCACCAGACCGGCGAAGAAGCCCGCGATGCCCTCAGTCTTCCAGATCTCGGCAACAGAGCCCACGATAGAGGTGTACAAGGTCTCGCGGCCGACGAACTGCGCCATCATGCGTAGCGAGATCACGTGAAAGGGATGCGAGGCCACGATTCCGCTCACCGTCAATACAATGTCCCGCTTCAGACTCGACTTGAACTGAACGTACCTGCAATAAACAAAAGCAGAAGTTGCACGGCGGTCATGGCACGTGATTCCAAGGACTTGCATCTCCTCCTCGCTGAGCTGGGAGTCGTCTTTTATCTCCTCCGGCTGCTCCAGGCCCAGTTTGTCCACCACCCGTTCGCTCACCACCATGGCCACCAGAGAGCCCACCAGTTTGGGGGCCAGACCGCGATAGCAGCCGTAGAGGCCGTCGACCCGCCGTATGTGGCCAGCTGCGgaaccaaaaaacaaaaacgttATCCACCTCTGACCGGAAGCGGAACTTTGTACCCACCGTACTGGAAGATGTTCGGCAGCTTCATGATCGGCTTGCCCAGCAGCGACTTGCCGGGCATCGCAGCGATGGGCTCGTAGCCTAGCTGGATGAGCGTCTTGGAGTACTCGAACGGATGCAGGGCTGCGCTGACGCCCAGCCGCAGGCCGAAGCGGATCCAGCCATTGACCTCCGTCTCCTCGCCGTGGGCGTACTCGGGGAAGCCGGCCATTCTAGTTACGTGGtggggtggttgggtggtctTGGTCTAGTGACTGCTGATGTCGACGGGCAAACTCTGCCGCTTGGAATTTGGATGGACCGCTGTGCGAGAGACGGGAAAGTATTAGACCGGTGGCCCCCCACACTCGGCTTCAAAGTTGTTGGTCtacttaaaaattaaacttttattattaCAAAATTCTCGTGACAGCAGTGTGGCCGGGTGCGCTGTTGTTGTCTAATACCCGGAATCGATTTCGCAATCGTGTATCGATATTCGCTGAGTGCAAGAGGAACCAAAATTGCGTTTTTTGTGGAATATATTGACGGATAACTGCCTAATAGTCAGGATAACCTAagtgttttttatttgcgcGGAGTTACATAACATGAGCAGTACTCAGAATGGTTAAATTCCCTGAGAAAGAAACAAATTGTGTTGTGTCGTTGGACTTGCACCACCTCTAGAGCTTTGGAACTGCCGCCAGCTGTTGCTGTCCATCTCTATCAGCGTGGGAGGTGCTATATAACATGCACAGGTATTTGCTGAACATTTCGTACATTGGCACGACTTTTCGGTAAGTATTGGTAGAATTCAGTACCTGCCTTTGGCTAAACACAGCGATTCCATCCTGCAGTGGTATCCAGAAGACGGTGAACAAATTGGAACAGTCGCGCCTTGACACCCAGTCGATTCAAGGCTGTTTGGAGTTGGCGCTTCGGGTTTTCCATCCCACAAACGAGATACAGACCGTACTCTCCAGTCGGTAAGTGGTAGCAATGGATGCCTTCTACGGAACCTTCAGTCCCAATTCACTTTCAGCACAGACGCTGGTGTTCACGCCATTCACTCGACGGTTCATGTCGATCTTGAGCGGCCTAATGGACAGCCCTACGACAATGCCATACTAGTGGGAGTGCTCAACCGGACCTTCGCCAAGCAGCGTCTTCCCATCCGAGTGCTGAGCAGCCAGTTGGTGGCCGACTCCTTCCACTGCCGCTACCACGCCACTGGGCGCACTTACTTGTACCGGTTTGCCGTCGCGAAAGATCCGCCCTCGGCAGACGAGAATCTCCGGAACAAGGCCTACGAGGCCTACATACCCGTGGAGGAAATCGATCGCTGTTATTTTCTGCAGTAAGACATCATCGCAAGCCCcaaaattggtaaaaaaaaaaaaattcctcCACAGATCCCCCAGCTTTGATATCGAAAGGGTACAGGCCGCGGCGCGCATGTTCATCGGCGTCCACGACTTTCGCACTTTTATGAGCGTCAGCCGGCAGAAAGGCCCTAGTCGGGATCACCCCATGTTCACGGTGCGCAAAGTGGACGAGATCAACATTCGTCCAGGTAGATCACTTGCTCTGGCGCCGAACGCCTCTCTGGCATCCGAAACCTACAACTACTGGGACATCGAGATCAAGGCCAAGTCGTTTCTGTACAAGCAAGTAAGGCGCATTGTCGGGGCGTTGATTGCCTTGGGCAACGGCCGCATCGACGAGCGGTGCCTCTACCAGATGCTCACTATTCCCTCGAAGAACTCTTGGGACCATCGCGTGCTCTTGGCGCCGGCCTGCGGGCTCTACCTCTGCCGAGTGCACTACCGAGACACGTTCAACTAAAGCCGCGCAATGATACTGCTGTATGAGCTGCAAAAGCGGCTGGCCAACCTGAGACCCACCGCCACTGTCGTAACCACTCCCACCGGTGCCCGCTTCATTGAGCGGAGATCGTCCGGCAGCGAGGAGGGCACAGCCTCGAGTTCGCACCAGTTGGAGCCGCGTCAATACGGCTTTGTCGTGGATACGAAGCCCGATGCTGTGCCCGCCTGCATTCTGAGCGACTTTCTGTACCTCGGCTCCCAGGACGCAGTCTGCGCGGACAATGTTGTGAAGTACAGGATAACGCATATTCTGAGCGTCGGCATACAGACGCCGGATGTGGAGTGGCCGACGCCAGTGAAATGTAAGTACTTGCCCTGCCTGGATCTGCCGGAAACCGACCTGACGCACTACGTCCTCCCCGTGTCCCTTGACTTTATCGACGAGGCCCGCCGGTCACAGGGTTGTGTGCTCGTTCACTGCAACGCCGGCGTTTCGCGATCCGCCTCCGTGGTCATCGGCTATTTAATGCAACGCCGGGACATGAGCTACGAGGATGCGTACAATCTGGTCAAATCCTGGAGGCCAAGCATTCAGCCCAATGCGGGATTCATGCAGCAGTTGAAGAGGTCCGCTAAAATTTAGGCACATTTAGGGATTGCAAAAAGGAACTTGTTTTGGTGTCTAGCTTTTTTAGCGTAATAAGCCATAGTTGTTGTACCATACAACGCCGTTAACCACGAAACACTCGAGtgttaaacataaacaaagaatGAAATCTCTATTTGGTTAGTTGACACAAATTTGGTACTGATGTTCAAAATACGTTTAACGAGATACTTGAATGAAGTGCACCACAGGTTCCTCGCGGAATTTAAACGAGGGTGCCTAGGTGCTGGATGTCCGTTTTCGGAACTTGCGAAAGTGAATATTCTCTTCTGAGCACGGTTGAGGTAGGAGGATCTGGTGATCTGCTCACTTTGAACATTTGCTTCGATAATCCCTTGTCGGGTACTAGTCGATCCTTCAAGTTCCTGTCCGTCAGTTCTTGCTGCGTCACGCGTCGCCTGGTGTGTCCCATTGAAACTGGCGTTCGATTCCCAGACTGGTGGATATCATCTGATGGGCTTAGTGCCGCTTCTTCAGTTTCCTCGCTTTCAGCGGCAGCGGCTTCTAGATCGCCTCTGGATACCGTTGTCTCGAATTCGCGACCCAAACATTCAAGCACACCCAGCTTCGCTTTTAGCTGTTCATTGGCCGTGAAAAGCTTCCGTTCCACTCGGTGGATATCCGCCACCTGAGCCGCTAGCTCTGTATCGAGTCTATCGATTTGCAGTAGCACCTCGCTCTTCGTTTGATAAGCCCGCTTCACCTGGTGTCTACGCACCTTGGCGTGCAGGCTGAGCAGCAGTTCCTCTTCCCGCTGCAGTTGCTTGTTTACCGCGTGAATCTTCTCCAGCCAATACAGGCAAATCTCTTCCTTGGCGGTGTCACCATCGTTTGGCGATCGGTAGTTCTTATCTGCAAAGAGAAGAAGTGCGCTGTAGTTCTTATATACATGACCCAATTTCATAAATACCATCATCTTGTAATCTCTGTATTTCCTCTTCGAAGTCTTCAAGGTCTGGGCCGTTTTCTTGGGGCTCATCCAAGTCCTTCAGATATGTCTCAAGCAGGTAGTTTTTACCCAATTCTCGTTCACGCGCCCGGTGCTTTTCCTCCTCGATTTTCAAaatctgtctgtctttctcgCTGTGGAAAGTCGTCGAGGGAGGTCAGGGATATTAGGAGGTAAAGTCCTGCTTTACTTACTGCAA is from Drosophila suzukii chromosome 3, CBGP_Dsuzu_IsoJpt1.0, whole genome shotgun sequence and encodes:
- the Mtch gene encoding mitochondrial carrier homolog 2, which codes for MAGFPEYAHGEETEVNGWIRFGLRLGVSAALHPFEYSKTLIQLGYEPIAAMPGKSLLGKPIMKLPNIFQYAGHIRRVDGLYGCYRGLAPKLVGSLVAMVVSERVVDKLGLEQPEEIKDDSQLSEEEMYVQFKSSLKRDIVLTVSGIVASHPFHVISLRMMAQFVGRETLYTSIVGSVAEIWKTEGIAGFFAGLVPKLLCDVACLVLSSSTIYILNKYVIKDKLGRQYNAGFTQFAVSSLLYPLQVVSTCSAVSGSRLMAGQPPIMPAYKNWVDCWNDLQVRGELKRGSSLFWRSQAISSPVIPTSFAPLPKLARYQ
- the LOC108013124 gene encoding tRNA pseudouridine synthase-like 1, producing MHRYLLNISYIGTTFRGIQKTVNKLEQSRLDTQSIQGCLELALRVFHPTNEIQTVLSSRTDAGVHAIHSTVHVDLERPNGQPYDNAILVGVLNRTFAKQRLPIRVLSSQLVADSFHCRYHATGRTYLYRFAVAKDPPSADENLRNKAYEAYIPVEEIDRCYFLQSPSFDIERVQAAARMFIGVHDFRTFMSVSRQKGPSRDHPMFTVRKVDEINIRPGRSLALAPNASLASETYNYWDIEIKAKSFLYKQVRRIVGALIALGNGRIDERCLYQMLTIPSKNSWDHRVLLAPACGLYLCRVHYRDTFN
- the LOC108013120 gene encoding ras association domain-containing protein 10 isoform X2, with product MRCFYRMPADTMTSEPAVNGFGPQSLPAPGDDDSLSSLSDNLSIWIDGEEHWISGVDASTTCADLICALISYKSVQQDTLPKEDALAVRLGLEPSQKHSAQTPQEFAIVQKQRHYEEYLDGSARLFDVITSRHALPKEECQLQLRHLAISTRKHTPTTDKDSGMGSPVDSSRSMRFRRRGRHKVLLSTKTAESTSTKQPKRSRKLQQRNHHMTPNESLLTVILAQDETILQQMSMLHEKDRQILKIEEEKHRARERELGKNYLLETYLKDLDEPQENGPDLEDFEEEIQRLQDDDKNYRSPNDGDTAKEEICLYWLEKIHAVNKQLQREEELLLSLHAKVRRHQVKRAYQTKSEVLLQIDRLDTELAAQVADIHRVERKLFTANEQLKAKLGVLECLGREFETTVSRGDLEAAAAESEETEEAALSPSDDIHQSGNRTPVSMGHTRRRVTQQELTDRNLKDRLVPDKGLSKQMFKVSRSPDPPTSTVLRREYSLSQVPKTDIQHLGTLV
- the Mkp gene encoding dual specificity protein phosphatase 19, which codes for MILLYELQKRLANLRPTATVVTTPTGARFIERRSSGSEEGTASSSHQLEPRQYGFVVDTKPDAVPACILSDFLYLGSQDAVCADNVVKYRITHILSVGIQTPDVEWPTPVKCKYLPCLDLPETDLTHYVLPVSLDFIDEARRSQGCVLVHCNAGVSRSASVVIGYLMQRRDMSYEDAYNLVKSWRPSIQPNAGFMQQLKRSAKI
- the LOC108013120 gene encoding ras association domain-containing protein 10 isoform X3, translating into MPADTMTSEPAVNGFGPQSLPAPGDDDSLSSLSDNLSIWIDGEEHWISGVDASTTCADLICALISYKSVQQDTLPKEDALAVRLGLEPSQKHSAQTPQEFAIVQKQRHYEEYLDGSARLFDVITSRHALPKEECQLQLRHLAISTRKHTPTTDKDSGMGSPVDSSRSMRFRRRGRHKVLLSTKTAESTSTKQPKRSRKLQQRNHHMTPNESLLTVILAQDETILQQMSMLHEKDRQILKIEEEKHRARERELGKNYLLETYLKDLDEPQENGPDLEDFEEEIQRLQDDDKNYRSPNDGDTAKEEICLYWLEKIHAVNKQLQREEELLLSLHAKVRRHQVKRAYQTKSEVLLQIDRLDTELAAQVADIHRVERKLFTANEQLKAKLGVLECLGREFETTVSRGDLEAAAAESEETEEAALSPSDDIHQSGNRTPVSMGHTRRRVTQQELTDRNLKDRLVPDKGLSKQMFKVSRSPDPPTSTVLRREYSLSQVPKTDIQHLGTLV